From a single Desulfitibacter sp. BRH_c19 genomic region:
- a CDS encoding helicase: MIELFNNLNMNPALVVALQKEDITTPTEVQRKVIPEALKNKDLVVQSETGTGKTLAYLLPLFEKTDTSKREMQTIILAPTHELAIQILRQTERLSQNSEIKVSSMLAIGNVNIKRQVERLREKPHIIVGSLTRILELINKRKISAHTIKTIIIDEADSLMDDNNIVKLKEVIKSTLKERQIMLFSASITKKTEARAKEIMKEPEFIKEKEVASIPFSIEHMYFLTEQRHKIEVLRKVIRIMNPSKAMVFIGHREETEVCKDRLKYHGLEVEGIHGQNEKMDRKRAIDGFKSGKIQILIASDIAARGLDIEGVTHVFNLNIPENPKDYLHRVGRTGRKGNTGIAISIVTERELQFINMYEKVLKIKIAAKDMYKGNIIDAKEK; this comes from the coding sequence ATGATTGAGTTGTTTAATAACCTTAATATGAATCCTGCACTAGTGGTAGCCTTACAAAAAGAAGATATAACCACTCCGACTGAAGTCCAGAGGAAGGTTATACCGGAAGCCTTAAAAAACAAGGATTTAGTAGTGCAATCAGAAACTGGAACCGGAAAAACCTTAGCCTATCTGCTTCCATTATTTGAAAAAACAGATACTTCAAAAAGAGAAATGCAGACAATAATTCTAGCTCCCACCCACGAGCTTGCCATACAGATTTTAAGACAGACAGAACGACTGTCTCAAAACTCGGAGATTAAGGTGAGTTCAATGCTTGCTATTGGGAATGTGAATATTAAAAGGCAAGTTGAGAGGTTAAGAGAAAAGCCTCACATTATTGTGGGCTCGCTCACAAGAATCCTTGAATTGATAAATAAGAGAAAGATATCTGCACACACCATCAAGACGATTATCATTGATGAGGCAGACTCACTTATGGATGATAACAATATAGTAAAGCTGAAAGAGGTAATAAAGAGCACCTTGAAAGAAAGACAGATTATGTTGTTCTCTGCATCTATAACAAAAAAGACAGAAGCCCGTGCAAAAGAGATTATGAAGGAACCAGAGTTTATAAAGGAAAAGGAAGTTGCCTCAATTCCGTTCTCTATAGAACACATGTATTTCCTTACAGAGCAAAGACATAAAATTGAAGTACTGCGTAAGGTTATAAGGATAATGAACCCCAGTAAAGCTATGGTATTTATAGGACATAGGGAAGAAACAGAAGTTTGTAAGGATAGGCTTAAATATCATGGCCTAGAAGTGGAAGGTATTCATGGTCAAAATGAAAAGATGGACCGCAAACGGGCAATAGATGGATTCAAGTCTGGCAAAATACAGATTCTGATTGCTTCGGATATTGCTGCACGTGGACTAGATATAGAAGGGGTTACACATGTGTTTAATTTGAACATACCCGAAAACCCCAAAGACTACCTTCATAGGGTTGGCCGGACAGGGAGGAAGGGAAATACAGGAATTGCAATATCTATCGTTACAGAAAGGGAATTGCAATTTATTAATATGTATGAAAAGGTATTGAAAATAAAGATTGCTGCCAAGGATATGTACAAGGGCAATATAATTGATGCTAAAGAGAAATAA